The following proteins are encoded in a genomic region of Brachionichthys hirsutus isolate HB-005 chromosome 14, CSIRO-AGI_Bhir_v1, whole genome shotgun sequence:
- the u2surp gene encoding U2 snRNP-associated SURP motif-containing protein isoform X1, translated as MADRAPGGSERANAKALLESKLKSFSIGKMAVAKRTLSKKEQDEIKKKEDERAAAEIYEEFLAAFEGGGEGKVKAFVRGGIANASKDEAAADEKKGRLYKPKSRFESQTKSFLPLDTPPQFLALDKKHSSKKGSEKEKKKSNLELFKEELKQIQEERDERYKMKGRVSRFEPLSGAEGRRSSDGSSRRNRPSSVLDDCAPGSHDVGDPSTTNLYLGNINPQMNEEMLCQEFGRYGPLASVKIMWPRTDEERARERNCGFVAFMNRRDAERALKNLNGKMIMNFEMKLGWGKGVPIPPHPIYIPPSMMEHTLPPPPSGLPFNAQSRERLKNPNAPVQAPPKNKDEFEKTLSQAIVKVVIPTERNLLSLIHRMIEFVVREGPMFEAMIMNREISNPMYRFLFENQSPAHVYYRWKIYSILQGEAPAKWRTDDFRMFKNGSMWRPPPLNPYLHGPYDDGEDEDEEEEGSKKGSLKEEERDKLEEMLRGLTPRRGDVAEVMMFCLGRADAAEEIVECVTESLSILKTPLPKKIARLYLVSDVLYNSSAKVANASYYRKCFEAKLCQIFSDLNATYKAIQGHLQSENFKQRVMACFRAWEEWTVYPDPFLIKLQNIFLGLVNLSAEKESPVIIMEPEPVEDIDGAPIVGEYVENTSLEDMDGVPIDSGTIDGAPIDGAALDDLDGVPIKPMEEDIDGIPLDPSKEATFKVAPSKWEAVEESELQAQGSTFKFSKLHLTVTTSKWEAFEQPEEAKKNDEDSDFEDRSPRSEDNQSFFNPVRDESDVKTKMSAMNEEKRSKLREIEVKVMKFQDELESGKRPKKHGQSLQEQVEHYRDKLLQKEKEKEKLEREKEKERKEKEKAEARLKDLKKEKEKEDTPTRKERKRRHSGSASPARSSSRRGRSSSPRSERSERSDRSYPKDTTSRASHKDSPRSSSRKSSKRSPSPRTPKRSRRSRSRTPKKSTKKSRSKSRSPHRSHKKSKKSKH; from the exons ATGGCGGACCGAGCGCCTGGTGGCTCTGAAAGAGCTAACGCTAAG gcGCTGCTTGAGAGCAAACTGAAGTCTTTCAGCATTGGAAAAATGGCCGTGGCGAAGAGGACGCTAAGCAAAAAGGAGCaagatgaaataaagaaaaaa GAGGACGAGCGGGCGGCGGCAGAGATTTATGAGGAGTTCCTTGCAGCCTTTGAAGGAGGCGGTGAGGGGAAAGTCAAGGCCTTCGTCCGTGGTGGTATTGCTAATGCATCGAAAG ATGAAGCAGCCGCTGATGAAAAGAAAGGAAGGTTGTACAAGCCCAAGTCGCGCTTTGAGAGCCAGACAAAAAGCTTTTTGCCTTTGGACACGCCGCCTCAGTTCTTAGCATTAGACAAAAAACAC TCTTCGAAGAAAGGTAgcgaaaaggaaaagaagaagagcaactTGGAGCTTTTCAAAGAGGAACTTAAACA AATACAGGAAGAAAGAGACGAGAGGTACAAGATGAAAGGACGCGTCAGCCGTTTCGAACCTCTCTCGGGCGCGGAAGGAAGACGTTCAT CGGATGGTTCTTCAAGGAGAAACCGTCCGTCCAGTG TTTTGGATGATTGCGCGCCGGGTTCCCACGATGTCGGAGACCCATCCACGACGAACTTGTACCTCGGAAACATCAATCCACAG atgAACGAGGAGATGCTTTGCCAAGAGTTTGGACGCTACGGCCCGCTGGCGAGTGTGAAGATCATGTGGCCGAGGACGGATGAGGAGAGGGCTCGGGAGAGGAACTGTGGCTTTGTGGCTTTCATGAACAGGAGGGATGCTGAGCGAGCGCTCAAGAACCTGAATG GAAAGATGATAATGAACTTTGAGATGAAATTAGGATGGGGCAAAGGCGTGCCCATTCCGCCCCACCCCATCTACATCCCTCCTTCCATGATGGAGCACACACTCCCGCCGCCTCCTTCTGGCCTTCCTTTCAATGCACAGTCCCGGGAGAGGCTAAAGAACCCCAATGCCCCCGTGCAAGCGCCGCCGAAAAACAAGGACGAGTTTGAGAAG ACTCTGTCGCAAGCCATAGTCAAAGTGGTTATCCCAACAGAAAG GAATTTGCTCTCTCTCATCCACCGAATGATCGAGTTTGTGGTGCGTGAAGGCCCAATGTTTGAAGCCATGATCATGAACCGAGAAATAAGCAATCCTATGTACAG GTTTCTGTTTGAGAACCAAAGTCCAGCTCATGTTTACTACCGATGGAAGATCTACTCCATACTCCAG GGTGAAGCTCCGGCCAAATGGCGAACAGACGACTTTAGGATGTTTAAGAACGGCTCCATGTGGCGGCCGCCTCCCCTCAATCCATATCTCCACGGGCCATATGATGATGGCGAAGatgaggacgaagaggaggagggcagcaAGAAAGGCAGCCTGAAAGAAGA agagagggacaaactgGAAGAGATGCTCCGCGGTTTGACCCCCAGGAGGGGCGACGTAGCGGAGGTCATGATGTTTTGTCTCGGCCGTGCCGACGCAGCCGAAGAGATCGTGGAATGCGTCACGGAATCTCTGTCCATCCTCAAGACGCCGCTCCCCAAGAAG aTTGCACGGCTATATCTCGTGTCGGATGTGCTGTATAACTCCTCTGCCAAAGTGGCCAACGCGTCTTACTACAGGAAATG CTTTGAGGCGAAGCTCTGCCAGATCTTCTCAGACCTGAATGCGACGTATAAAGCGATACAGGGTCACCTGCAGAGCGAGAACTTCAAG CAACGAGTGATGGCGTGTTTCCGGGCCTGGGAGGAGTGGACCGTGTACCCAGACCCCTTCCTCATCAAGCTGCAGAACATCTTCCTCGGTCTGGTTAATCTGTCTGCAGAGAAGGAATCTCCCGTCATCATTATGGAG CCTGAGCCAGTGGAGGACATTGACGGCGCCCCGATAGTGGGGGAGTATGTGGAGAACACTTCGCTGGAGGACATGGACGGAGTGCCGATCGATTCGGGAACGATTGACGGGGCTCCCATCGACGGCGCCGCTCTGGACGACCTCGACGGCGTTCCGATCAAGCCCATGGAAGAAGACATTGATGGAATACCTC TGGATCCATCCAAGGAGGCCACCTTCAAGGTCGCGCCCTCAAAATGGGAAGCGGTGGAAGAGTCGGAGCTGCAAGCTCAAGGTTCGACCTTCAAGTTTTCCAAACTACATTTGA CCGTGACGACGTCTAAGTGGGAGGCATTCGAGCAACCGGAAGAAGCAAAAAA GAATGACGAGGACAGCGACTTCGAAGACAGGAGCCCTCGCTCGGAAGATAACCAGAGCTTCTTCAACCCGGTGAGAGATGAGTCTGATGTGAAAACCAAGATGTCTGCGATGAATGAGGAGAAACGCAGCAAGCTCAGAGAGATAGAG GTTAAAGTCATGAAGTTCCAGGATGAGCTGGAGTCCGGGAAAAGGCCCAAGAAACACGGACAGAGTCTCCAGGAGCAGGTGGAGCACTACCGAGACAAGCTGCTGCAAAAg gaaaaagaaaaggagaaactcgaacgggagaaagagaaggagaggaaagagaaggagaaggccGAGGCACGGTTGAAAGACTtgaaaaaggagaaggaaaaggaggacaCGCCAACCAGGAAGGAGAG GAAGCGGCGTCACAGCGGCTCGGCCAGCCCCGcgcggagcagcagcagacgaGGTCGGTCGTCGTCGCCGCGCTCGGAGAGATCGGAGCGCTCCGATCGGTCGTACCCGAAAGACACGACCTCCCGCGCCTCGCATAAAGATTCTCCTcgctccagcagcaggaagtcctCCAAGAG ATCGCCCTCGCCTCGTACACCCAAACGATCCAGGAGGTCGCGCTCCAGGACGCCCAAGAAATCCACAAAGAAGTCCCGCTCCAAGTCGAGATCGCCTCATCGGTCCCACAAAAAATCCAAGAAGAGCAAACACTGA
- the u2surp gene encoding U2 snRNP-associated SURP motif-containing protein isoform X2: MADRAPGGSERANAKALLESKLKSFSIGKMAVAKRTLSKKEQDEIKKKEDERAAAEIYEEFLAAFEGGGEGKVKAFVRGGIANASKDEAAADEKKGRLYKPKSRFESQTKSFLPLDTPPQFLALDKKHSSKKGSEKEKKKSNLELFKEELKQIQEERDERYKMKGRVSRFEPLSGAEGRRSSDGSSRRNRPSSVLDDCAPGSHDVGDPSTTNLYLGNINPQMNEEMLCQEFGRYGPLASVKIMWPRTDEERARERNCGFVAFMNRRDAERALKNLNGKMIMNFEMKLGWGKGVPIPPHPIYIPPSMMEHTLPPPPSGLPFNAQSRERLKNPNAPVQAPPKNKDEFEKTLSQAIVKVVIPTERNLLSLIHRMIEFVVREGPMFEAMIMNREISNPMYRFLFENQSPAHVYYRWKIYSILQGEAPAKWRTDDFRMFKNGSMWRPPPLNPYLHGPYDDGEDEDEEEEGSKKGSLKEEERDKLEEMLRGLTPRRGDVAEVMMFCLGRADAAEEIVECVTESLSILKTPLPKKIARLYLVSDVLYNSSAKVANASYYRKCFEAKLCQIFSDLNATYKAIQGHLQSENFKQRVMACFRAWEEWTVYPDPFLIKLQNIFLGLVNLSAEKESPVIIMEPEPVEDIDGAPIVGEYVENTSLEDMDGVPIDSGTIDGAPIDGAALDDLDGVPIKPMEEDIDGIPLDPSKEATFKVAPSKWEAVEESELQAQAVTTSKWEAFEQPEEAKKNDEDSDFEDRSPRSEDNQSFFNPVRDESDVKTKMSAMNEEKRSKLREIEVKVMKFQDELESGKRPKKHGQSLQEQVEHYRDKLLQKEKEKEKLEREKEKERKEKEKAEARLKDLKKEKEKEDTPTRKERKRRHSGSASPARSSSRRGRSSSPRSERSERSDRSYPKDTTSRASHKDSPRSSSRKSSKRSPSPRTPKRSRRSRSRTPKKSTKKSRSKSRSPHRSHKKSKKSKH, translated from the exons ATGGCGGACCGAGCGCCTGGTGGCTCTGAAAGAGCTAACGCTAAG gcGCTGCTTGAGAGCAAACTGAAGTCTTTCAGCATTGGAAAAATGGCCGTGGCGAAGAGGACGCTAAGCAAAAAGGAGCaagatgaaataaagaaaaaa GAGGACGAGCGGGCGGCGGCAGAGATTTATGAGGAGTTCCTTGCAGCCTTTGAAGGAGGCGGTGAGGGGAAAGTCAAGGCCTTCGTCCGTGGTGGTATTGCTAATGCATCGAAAG ATGAAGCAGCCGCTGATGAAAAGAAAGGAAGGTTGTACAAGCCCAAGTCGCGCTTTGAGAGCCAGACAAAAAGCTTTTTGCCTTTGGACACGCCGCCTCAGTTCTTAGCATTAGACAAAAAACAC TCTTCGAAGAAAGGTAgcgaaaaggaaaagaagaagagcaactTGGAGCTTTTCAAAGAGGAACTTAAACA AATACAGGAAGAAAGAGACGAGAGGTACAAGATGAAAGGACGCGTCAGCCGTTTCGAACCTCTCTCGGGCGCGGAAGGAAGACGTTCAT CGGATGGTTCTTCAAGGAGAAACCGTCCGTCCAGTG TTTTGGATGATTGCGCGCCGGGTTCCCACGATGTCGGAGACCCATCCACGACGAACTTGTACCTCGGAAACATCAATCCACAG atgAACGAGGAGATGCTTTGCCAAGAGTTTGGACGCTACGGCCCGCTGGCGAGTGTGAAGATCATGTGGCCGAGGACGGATGAGGAGAGGGCTCGGGAGAGGAACTGTGGCTTTGTGGCTTTCATGAACAGGAGGGATGCTGAGCGAGCGCTCAAGAACCTGAATG GAAAGATGATAATGAACTTTGAGATGAAATTAGGATGGGGCAAAGGCGTGCCCATTCCGCCCCACCCCATCTACATCCCTCCTTCCATGATGGAGCACACACTCCCGCCGCCTCCTTCTGGCCTTCCTTTCAATGCACAGTCCCGGGAGAGGCTAAAGAACCCCAATGCCCCCGTGCAAGCGCCGCCGAAAAACAAGGACGAGTTTGAGAAG ACTCTGTCGCAAGCCATAGTCAAAGTGGTTATCCCAACAGAAAG GAATTTGCTCTCTCTCATCCACCGAATGATCGAGTTTGTGGTGCGTGAAGGCCCAATGTTTGAAGCCATGATCATGAACCGAGAAATAAGCAATCCTATGTACAG GTTTCTGTTTGAGAACCAAAGTCCAGCTCATGTTTACTACCGATGGAAGATCTACTCCATACTCCAG GGTGAAGCTCCGGCCAAATGGCGAACAGACGACTTTAGGATGTTTAAGAACGGCTCCATGTGGCGGCCGCCTCCCCTCAATCCATATCTCCACGGGCCATATGATGATGGCGAAGatgaggacgaagaggaggagggcagcaAGAAAGGCAGCCTGAAAGAAGA agagagggacaaactgGAAGAGATGCTCCGCGGTTTGACCCCCAGGAGGGGCGACGTAGCGGAGGTCATGATGTTTTGTCTCGGCCGTGCCGACGCAGCCGAAGAGATCGTGGAATGCGTCACGGAATCTCTGTCCATCCTCAAGACGCCGCTCCCCAAGAAG aTTGCACGGCTATATCTCGTGTCGGATGTGCTGTATAACTCCTCTGCCAAAGTGGCCAACGCGTCTTACTACAGGAAATG CTTTGAGGCGAAGCTCTGCCAGATCTTCTCAGACCTGAATGCGACGTATAAAGCGATACAGGGTCACCTGCAGAGCGAGAACTTCAAG CAACGAGTGATGGCGTGTTTCCGGGCCTGGGAGGAGTGGACCGTGTACCCAGACCCCTTCCTCATCAAGCTGCAGAACATCTTCCTCGGTCTGGTTAATCTGTCTGCAGAGAAGGAATCTCCCGTCATCATTATGGAG CCTGAGCCAGTGGAGGACATTGACGGCGCCCCGATAGTGGGGGAGTATGTGGAGAACACTTCGCTGGAGGACATGGACGGAGTGCCGATCGATTCGGGAACGATTGACGGGGCTCCCATCGACGGCGCCGCTCTGGACGACCTCGACGGCGTTCCGATCAAGCCCATGGAAGAAGACATTGATGGAATACCTC TGGATCCATCCAAGGAGGCCACCTTCAAGGTCGCGCCCTCAAAATGGGAAGCGGTGGAAGAGTCGGAGCTGCAAGCTCAAG CCGTGACGACGTCTAAGTGGGAGGCATTCGAGCAACCGGAAGAAGCAAAAAA GAATGACGAGGACAGCGACTTCGAAGACAGGAGCCCTCGCTCGGAAGATAACCAGAGCTTCTTCAACCCGGTGAGAGATGAGTCTGATGTGAAAACCAAGATGTCTGCGATGAATGAGGAGAAACGCAGCAAGCTCAGAGAGATAGAG GTTAAAGTCATGAAGTTCCAGGATGAGCTGGAGTCCGGGAAAAGGCCCAAGAAACACGGACAGAGTCTCCAGGAGCAGGTGGAGCACTACCGAGACAAGCTGCTGCAAAAg gaaaaagaaaaggagaaactcgaacgggagaaagagaaggagaggaaagagaaggagaaggccGAGGCACGGTTGAAAGACTtgaaaaaggagaaggaaaaggaggacaCGCCAACCAGGAAGGAGAG GAAGCGGCGTCACAGCGGCTCGGCCAGCCCCGcgcggagcagcagcagacgaGGTCGGTCGTCGTCGCCGCGCTCGGAGAGATCGGAGCGCTCCGATCGGTCGTACCCGAAAGACACGACCTCCCGCGCCTCGCATAAAGATTCTCCTcgctccagcagcaggaagtcctCCAAGAG ATCGCCCTCGCCTCGTACACCCAAACGATCCAGGAGGTCGCGCTCCAGGACGCCCAAGAAATCCACAAAGAAGTCCCGCTCCAAGTCGAGATCGCCTCATCGGTCCCACAAAAAATCCAAGAAGAGCAAACACTGA
- the ackr4b gene encoding atypical chemokine receptor 4b gives MDFHYHDDEDSGLNDSYDYAYEHTLCEKEAVRSFAGVFLPVVYSLALAAGLAGNALVVAVYASKLRLRTLTDACILNLAVSDLLLLLTLPFWAADAVHGWKLGSAACKLASFLYSANFSCGMLLLACIGVDRRRAATRGPAARTGSGPRVRRRWLSVCLLLWVVAGFLALPELVFSTAKQSHRGTSCRAVFPPSMARPAKAALELLEVTLRFVLPFSVMAACYCSIARVLSRAAEAQRVGKWRALRVLLAVVAVFLLTQAPYNVVKLVRALDGVYVLVTDCDVSKGLDGALQATECLALAHACINPVLYAFIGSSFRGHVLKAAKHFGQRHRRQTNREAEVEIALEARAQSQSQSASGERDTSTFTI, from the coding sequence ATGGATTTCCATTACCATGACGACGAGGACTCCGGCCTCAACGACAGTTACGACTACGCTTACGAACACACCCTTTGCGAGAAGGAAGCGGTGCGCTCCTTCGCTGGCGTCTTCCTCCCGGTCGTCTACTCCCTGGCTCTGGCGGCGGGACTCGCCGGGAACGCCCTGGTCGTTGCGGTCTACGCCTCAAAGCTTCGACTGCGGACCCTGACGGACGCGTGCATCCTCAACCTCGCCGTTTCggacctgctgctcctcctcaccctgCCGTTCTGGGCAGCCGACGCCGTCCACGGCTGGAAGTTGGGCTCAGCGGCCTGCAAGCTCGCCTCCTTCCTCTACAGCGCCAACTTCAGCTgcgggatgctgctgctggcgtGCATCGGCGTGGACCGCCGCCGCGCCGCGACCCGCGGCCCGGCCGCCCGGACCGGGTCCGGCCCCCGAGTGAGGAGACGGTGGCTGTCGGTGTGTTTGCTGTTGTGGGTCGTCGCCGGCTTTCTCGCTCTCCCTGAACTCGTCTTCTCCACAGCGAAGCAGTCCCATCGCGGGACGTCCTGTAGGGCCGTCTTCCCCCCCAGCATGGCCCGGCCGGCGAAGGCCgccctggagctgctggaggtgacgcTGAGGTTCGTGCTACCCTTCTCGGTCATGGCGGCGTGCTACTGCAGCATAGCGCGGGTGCTGAGCAGGGCAGCTGAGGCGCAGCGGGTCGGGAAGTGGCGCGCCCTGCGGGTCCTGCTGGCGGTGGTCGCCGTGTTTCTGCTCACCCAGGCGCCCTACAACGTGGTCAAACTCGTCCGCGCTCTGGACGGCGTCTACGTCCTCGTGACCGACTGCGACGTCAGCAAGGGCCTGGACGGCGCTCTGCAAGCGACAGAGTGTCTGGCGCTGGCCCACGCCTGCATCAACCCCGTCCTGTACGCTTTCATCGGATCCTCCTTCAGGGGACACGTCCTGAAGGCCGCCAAGCACTTCGGGCAGAGACACCGGAGACAAACCAACCGGGAGGCGGAAGTGGAGATCGCACTCGAAGCACGCGCTCAATCCCAATCCCAGTCTGCTTCAGGAGAACGGGACACCAGTACCTTCACAATCTAA